The following coding sequences are from one Bradyrhizobium sp. 200 window:
- a CDS encoding LPS-assembly protein LptD, translating into MIALLAGIVLAGSIELALTVPASAQSFTYNPRPPKPPPRPVNNDGRMLVQAVEVDYDYNNQRVSAVGNVQMFYNGTSVEADKVIYDQKTKRLHAEGNIRLTDAEGKVTYANIMDLSDDYRDGFVDSLRVDTADDTRMAATRADRSAGNYTVFENGVYTACAPCKDNPKKPPLWQVKGARIIHDQTDKMLYFENAQLEFFGVPMAYLPYFSTPDPTVKRTTGFLMPAFSTVTGYGYGVETPFYWAIAPDYDATFNPRFTTRQGVLFQGEFRQRLINGSYQIRAYGIDQLDQGAYAGQPGDRQFRGGVDTKGQFAINDKWVWGWDGVLLSDYYFFSDYRLAQYKDPLGSFLSLPTEAISQLYLTGVGNRSFFDARTIYYLSFSGNQDMVPVIHPVIDYNNVINHPILGGEVSYLTNFTSLSRTTAAFDPITTLANTAGLCLNASADPLARTPSQCLLRGMPGTYTRLTAQAQWRRSYTDPIGQIWTPFAIMRADAISASISNQPGVSNFLPVGDTEALRLMPAVGLEYRYPFINVQPWGTTTIEPIAQVIARPNETYAGKLPNEDAQSMVFDASNLFAVDKFSGYDRVEGGGRANVGVQATTQFDRGGSINVLVGQSYQLFGLNSFAVHDATNTGLESGLQNTRSDYVARVNYSPNRTYTFSVRSRMDEATQNINRFEAEGRAAFDRWSVSMIYGNYAAQPELGYLTRREGLLGSASIKLAANWVVSGSARWDLEANKLNQYIIGAGYVDDCFVLAANYVTSYSYSAGTTPPVLSHAFMLQIGLRTIANSSSSAGSTGIQ; encoded by the coding sequence ATGATTGCCCTGCTTGCCGGGATCGTTTTGGCGGGCTCGATCGAGCTTGCCCTGACGGTGCCGGCCTCGGCGCAAAGCTTCACCTACAATCCGCGGCCACCCAAGCCGCCGCCACGGCCTGTCAACAACGACGGCAGGATGCTCGTGCAAGCGGTGGAGGTGGACTACGACTATAACAACCAGCGCGTGTCGGCGGTCGGCAACGTGCAGATGTTCTACAACGGCACCAGCGTGGAGGCCGACAAGGTCATCTACGACCAGAAGACCAAGCGGCTGCATGCGGAAGGCAACATCCGCCTGACCGATGCGGAAGGCAAAGTCACCTACGCCAACATCATGGATCTGAGCGACGACTACCGTGACGGGTTCGTCGATTCGCTCCGGGTCGATACCGCCGACGACACGCGGATGGCGGCGACGCGCGCCGACCGTTCCGCCGGCAATTACACTGTGTTCGAAAACGGCGTCTATACCGCCTGCGCGCCGTGCAAGGACAATCCGAAGAAGCCGCCGCTGTGGCAGGTCAAGGGTGCGCGCATCATCCACGACCAGACCGACAAGATGCTGTACTTCGAAAACGCGCAGCTCGAGTTCTTCGGCGTGCCGATGGCGTATCTGCCGTATTTTTCGACGCCCGATCCGACCGTCAAGCGCACGACCGGCTTCCTGATGCCGGCCTTCAGCACGGTTACCGGCTACGGCTATGGCGTGGAAACCCCGTTCTACTGGGCGATTGCGCCGGACTATGATGCGACCTTCAATCCGCGCTTCACCACCCGGCAAGGCGTGCTGTTCCAGGGCGAATTCCGGCAGCGCCTGATCAACGGCTCCTACCAGATCCGCGCCTACGGCATCGATCAGCTCGACCAAGGTGCCTACGCCGGTCAGCCCGGCGACCGCCAGTTCCGCGGCGGCGTCGACACCAAAGGCCAGTTCGCGATCAACGACAAATGGGTTTGGGGCTGGGACGGCGTTCTGCTGTCGGACTACTACTTCTTCTCGGACTACCGGCTTGCCCAGTACAAGGACCCGCTGGGTTCGTTCCTGAGCCTGCCGACGGAAGCGATCTCGCAGCTCTATCTGACCGGCGTCGGCAACCGCAGCTTCTTCGACGCCCGCACGATCTATTACCTCTCCTTCTCCGGCAACCAGGACATGGTCCCGGTGATCCATCCGGTGATCGACTACAACAACGTCATCAACCACCCGATCCTCGGCGGTGAGGTCAGCTACCTGACGAATTTCACCAGCCTGTCGCGCACGACCGCGGCCTTCGACCCGATCACGACGTTGGCGAACACCGCTGGCCTGTGCCTGAACGCATCGGCCGATCCGCTGGCCCGGACCCCCTCGCAGTGCCTGCTGCGAGGTATGCCCGGCACCTATACGCGGCTGACGGCTCAGGCGCAGTGGCGGCGCTCGTACACCGATCCCATCGGCCAGATCTGGACGCCGTTTGCGATCATGCGTGCCGACGCCATCAGCGCCTCGATCTCGAACCAGCCCGGCGTTTCGAACTTCCTCCCGGTCGGCGACACCGAGGCGCTCCGCCTGATGCCGGCGGTCGGCCTGGAATATCGCTACCCCTTCATCAACGTTCAGCCGTGGGGCACCACCACGATCGAGCCGATCGCGCAAGTTATCGCGCGTCCCAACGAAACCTACGCCGGCAAACTGCCGAACGAGGACGCGCAGAGCATGGTGTTCGACGCCAGCAACCTGTTCGCTGTCGACAAGTTCTCGGGCTATGACCGTGTCGAAGGCGGTGGCCGCGCCAATGTCGGCGTGCAGGCGACCACGCAGTTCGACCGCGGCGGCAGCATCAATGTGCTGGTCGGCCAGTCCTACCAGCTCTTCGGCCTGAACTCGTTCGCGGTGCATGATGCCACCAACACGGGGCTGGAATCCGGCCTGCAGAACACCCGGTCCGACTACGTCGCCCGCGTCAACTATTCGCCAAACCGGACCTATACGTTCAGCGTGCGCTCGCGCATGGACGAGGCGACGCAGAACATCAACCGCTTCGAAGCCGAAGGACGCGCCGCGTTCGACCGCTGGTCGGTGAGCATGATTTACGGCAATTATGCCGCGCAGCCGGAACTCGGCTATCTGACCCGGCGCGAAGGCCTGCTCGGCAGCGCCTCGATCAAGCTGGCGGCGAACTGGGTGGTGTCGGGCTCGGCGCGGTGGGATCTTGAAGCCAACAAGCTGAACCAGTACATCATCGGCGCCGGCTATGTGGACGACTGCTTCGTGCTGGCCGCCAATTACGTCACGTCCTACAGCTACTCCGCCGGGACGACGCCACCGGTGCTCAGCCATGCGTTTATGCTGCAGATCGGCCTGCGGACCATTGCGAACTCGTCCTCATCGGCCGGTAGCACCGGCATTCAGTAG
- a CDS encoding SurA N-terminal domain-containing protein, producing MTTITLLSCRLFSRRLRSLIAGCAVALAMLAGSALPLRAQSVACMVGGEPITSLDIEQRTKLIFLTTRKQTPRQEVIDELINEKVKIKEAKRFGVDPSASDIDQAFAGMGQRMRLSPEQLTKSLESQGVRPETLKARLRADMVWGSLVRGRFKESLQVGEKDVAAAAQESGEATQTDAFEYKLRPIVLIVPRGSASAAIDQRRKEAESLRERVQTCEQANNYFKSMQNAAIRDTITKTSADIPGPLRELLDKTPIGHLTPPEITRQGVEMVALCERKPTKVDTPKKREIREKMFAQKYEAKSKAYLNDIRKAAMIECR from the coding sequence ATGACGACCATCACGCTCCTTTCCTGCCGGCTTTTTTCTCGCCGGCTTCGCTCCCTGATCGCTGGCTGCGCCGTCGCGCTTGCCATGCTGGCCGGCAGCGCCTTGCCGCTGCGCGCACAGTCCGTGGCCTGCATGGTCGGCGGCGAACCCATTACCAGTCTCGATATCGAGCAGCGTACCAAGCTCATCTTCCTGACCACGCGCAAACAGACGCCGCGGCAGGAAGTGATCGACGAACTGATCAACGAAAAGGTGAAGATCAAGGAGGCCAAGCGATTTGGTGTCGACCCTTCCGCCAGCGATATCGATCAGGCCTTTGCGGGAATGGGCCAGCGGATGCGGCTGTCGCCCGAGCAGCTCACCAAATCCCTGGAGAGCCAGGGTGTCCGGCCGGAAACGCTGAAGGCCCGCCTTAGGGCCGACATGGTCTGGGGCAGTCTGGTGCGCGGCCGCTTCAAGGAGAGCCTCCAGGTCGGCGAGAAAGACGTCGCCGCCGCCGCCCAGGAAAGCGGCGAAGCGACCCAGACCGATGCGTTCGAATACAAGCTGCGGCCGATCGTGCTGATCGTACCGCGCGGCTCCGCGTCTGCCGCGATAGACCAACGGCGCAAGGAAGCGGAATCCCTGCGTGAACGCGTCCAGACCTGCGAGCAGGCCAACAACTACTTCAAGTCGATGCAGAATGCCGCCATCCGCGACACCATCACCAAGACGTCGGCCGACATCCCCGGCCCGCTTCGTGAACTCCTCGACAAGACGCCGATCGGCCATCTGACCCCGCCCGAGATCACCAGGCAGGGTGTGGAGATGGTGGCGTTGTGCGAGCGGAAACCGACCAAGGTCGACACGCCGAAGAAGCGGGAAATCCGGGAAAAGATGTTCGCCCAGAAATACGAGGCGAAGTCGAAGGCCTATCTGAATGACATCCGCAAAGCCGCGATGATCGAATGTCGTTGA
- the pdxA gene encoding 4-hydroxythreonine-4-phosphate dehydrogenase PdxA: MARDLKSNAPKSEAPNTKPLALTSGEPAGIGPDIALAAWLRRGELDLPPFYLLGDRAFFADRAKILGLSVELADAAPEDASAAFASALPVVATGEIATARPGQPDDTSANAALASIRHAVDHVRTGRAGAVVTNPIAKSVLYRAGFRHPGHTEFLAELAAKSGRAPQPVMMLWSPALAVVPVTIHLSLREALAQLSTELIVTTARIAVADLKAHFGLARPRLAVSGLNPHAGEDGSLGSEDIDIVAPAVEALRAEGIDARGPLPADTMFHAAARNTYDCAICMYHDQALIPIKTIAFEDAVNVTLGLPFIRTSPDHGTAFDIAGTGKANPSSLAAALRLAARMAAITPS, from the coding sequence ATGGCCAGGGATCTGAAGTCCAATGCCCCGAAGTCAGAGGCTCCGAACACCAAGCCCCTCGCGCTGACATCCGGCGAGCCTGCGGGCATCGGCCCCGATATCGCGCTGGCCGCCTGGCTGCGCCGCGGTGAGCTGGACCTGCCGCCGTTCTATCTGCTCGGCGATCGCGCGTTCTTCGCCGACCGGGCGAAAATCCTGGGACTATCGGTCGAGCTTGCCGATGCCGCGCCCGAGGACGCGAGCGCGGCATTTGCGAGCGCCTTGCCCGTGGTGGCGACGGGCGAAATCGCCACCGCGCGCCCCGGACAGCCCGACGATACCAGCGCGAACGCTGCGCTGGCCTCCATTCGCCACGCGGTCGACCATGTCAGAACCGGGCGGGCCGGCGCCGTCGTCACCAACCCGATCGCCAAGAGCGTGCTGTACCGCGCCGGATTCCGCCATCCCGGCCACACCGAATTTCTCGCCGAGCTTGCCGCGAAAAGCGGCCGCGCGCCGCAGCCCGTGATGATGCTGTGGTCGCCGGCGCTCGCCGTCGTTCCCGTCACCATCCATCTTTCGCTGCGCGAGGCGCTCGCCCAGCTCTCGACCGAGTTGATCGTGACGACGGCACGGATTGCGGTCGCGGATCTGAAAGCCCATTTCGGCCTTGCTCGCCCGCGCCTTGCCGTGTCGGGCCTCAATCCGCATGCAGGCGAGGACGGCTCGCTCGGCAGCGAAGACATCGACATCGTCGCACCGGCCGTCGAAGCGCTGCGCGCGGAAGGCATCGACGCCAGGGGGCCCCTGCCCGCGGATACCATGTTTCACGCCGCGGCGCGCAACACCTACGACTGCGCCATCTGCATGTATCACGACCAGGCGCTGATCCCGATCAAGACGATTGCGTTCGAGGACGCCGTCAACGTCACGCTGGGATTGCCGTTCATCCGCACCTCGCCGGACCACGGCACGGCCTTCGACATTGCCGGCACCGGCAAGGCCAACCCGTCTAGTCTCGCCGCAGCCTTGCGGCTCGCCGCGCGCATGGCGGCCATCACGCCTTCATGA
- the rsmA gene encoding 16S rRNA (adenine(1518)-N(6)/adenine(1519)-N(6))-dimethyltransferase RsmA has translation MSAIDDLPPLRDVIREHSLSARKSLGQNFLLDLNLTARIARAAGPLEGATVIEVGPGPGGLTRALLALGAKRVIAVERDERALAPLDYIARRYPGRLEIVHADAQRFDPRPMLGGERATIVANLPYNIATALLVDWLSIEPWPPWYHMMVLMFQREVAERIVARENDEAYGRLAVLANWRTETKILFDISPAAFVPQPKVTSSVVRLVPRSAPETCDRRALEQVAAAAFGQRRKMLRQSLKSLSVDPARLAEAAHIDATRRAETIPISGFVAMARELTDIRNTKSNVV, from the coding sequence ATGAGCGCGATCGACGATCTGCCGCCGCTGCGCGACGTCATTCGCGAACATTCCCTGTCGGCACGCAAATCGCTCGGCCAGAATTTCCTGCTCGACCTCAACCTCACCGCCCGGATTGCACGCGCCGCAGGCCCGCTCGAAGGCGCCACCGTCATCGAGGTCGGCCCCGGCCCCGGCGGGCTGACGCGTGCGCTGCTGGCGCTGGGCGCCAAGCGCGTCATCGCCGTCGAACGCGACGAGCGCGCGCTGGCCCCGCTCGATTACATCGCCAGGCGCTATCCCGGGCGGCTCGAGATCGTGCACGCCGACGCGCAGCGCTTCGATCCTCGCCCGATGCTGGGCGGCGAACGCGCGACGATCGTCGCCAACCTGCCCTACAATATCGCGACCGCGCTGTTGGTGGACTGGCTCTCGATCGAGCCATGGCCGCCCTGGTACCACATGATGGTGCTGATGTTTCAGCGCGAGGTCGCCGAGCGGATCGTCGCAAGAGAGAATGACGAGGCCTATGGCCGGCTCGCGGTGCTCGCCAACTGGCGCACTGAAACGAAAATCCTGTTCGACATTTCCCCGGCCGCTTTCGTACCGCAGCCGAAAGTGACCTCTTCGGTGGTGCGCCTGGTGCCGCGCAGCGCCCCTGAAACGTGCGACCGCCGCGCCCTCGAACAGGTGGCAGCCGCGGCTTTCGGCCAGCGCCGGAAAATGCTGCGCCAGAGCCTTAAATCGCTGTCGGTCGACCCGGCCCGGCTCGCCGAGGCCGCGCATATCGACGCCACGAGGCGCGCGGAAACCATTCCAATCTCGGGCTTTGTTGCCATGGCCCGCGAATTGACCGATATACGAAACACAAAATCAAACGTCGTTTAA
- a CDS encoding alcohol dehydrogenase gives MARMVRQSLVKFDAPLCETIIDTPKPQGREVLVRIERCGLCHSDLHIQDGYADLGGGKRLDTTRGMTLPFTLGHEIAGVVDEVGPDAPKELIGKKQAVFPWIGCGQCRDCGNGDENLCVKQRFLGVSIDGGFATHVLVPDAKYLLDYDPLPVNQAATLMCSGVTAYGALKRLVDRPRQRNLLLIGLGGVGMMGLSFAQAMFKQNVTVADLSAAARETALQNGAAVAYDPSEPEIVRRILKETEGGFDGVVDFAGNEKSMAFAVSTVARGGKVVVSGLMGGNFSLPMVQWVYKRMTIEGFMVGTLAEGKELMALARAGKIKPTPMKEEPMADVQKWIDELRAGKVVGRIVLKN, from the coding sequence ATGGCGCGAATGGTCCGTCAATCCCTCGTCAAGTTCGACGCGCCGTTGTGCGAAACCATCATCGATACCCCGAAGCCGCAAGGCCGCGAAGTCCTCGTCCGCATCGAGCGCTGCGGGCTCTGCCATTCCGACCTGCACATCCAAGACGGCTATGCTGATTTGGGCGGCGGCAAGCGGCTCGACACCACGCGCGGCATGACGCTGCCGTTCACGCTCGGGCACGAGATCGCCGGCGTCGTCGATGAGGTAGGTCCCGACGCCCCGAAGGAGCTGATCGGAAAGAAGCAGGCGGTATTCCCCTGGATCGGCTGCGGCCAGTGCCGTGACTGCGGCAATGGCGACGAGAACCTCTGCGTCAAGCAGCGCTTCCTCGGCGTCTCGATCGACGGCGGCTTTGCCACCCACGTGCTGGTGCCCGACGCCAAATATTTGCTGGATTACGATCCGCTGCCGGTCAACCAGGCGGCAACCCTGATGTGCTCGGGGGTGACAGCCTATGGCGCGCTGAAGCGGCTGGTCGACCGCCCGCGGCAGCGCAATCTGTTGCTCATCGGGCTCGGCGGCGTCGGCATGATGGGGCTGTCATTCGCGCAGGCGATGTTCAAGCAGAACGTCACGGTCGCCGATCTCAGCGCCGCCGCCCGCGAGACCGCGCTCCAGAACGGCGCCGCGGTCGCCTACGATCCGTCCGAGCCTGAAATCGTCAGGCGCATTCTGAAAGAAACCGAAGGCGGCTTCGACGGCGTCGTTGATTTTGCCGGCAACGAGAAATCGATGGCGTTCGCGGTGTCAACGGTCGCACGCGGCGGCAAGGTCGTGGTCTCCGGACTGATGGGCGGCAATTTCAGCCTGCCGATGGTGCAATGGGTCTACAAGCGCATGACCATCGAGGGCTTCATGGTCGGCACGCTCGCCGAGGGCAAGGAATTGATGGCGCTGGCCCGCGCCGGAAAAATCAAGCCGACGCCGATGAAGGAAGAGCCGATGGCCGACGTCCAGAAATGGATCGATGAGCTGCGCGCCGGGAAAGTCGTCGGGCGGATCGTGCTGAAGAACTGA
- a CDS encoding adenylate/guanylate cyclase domain-containing protein yields MHCTNCAAEVPEQRKFCGQCGAAVVRRCAACCAENPALNRFCGDCGAKLRTDSRATVPTARDSRPIERRQLTVLFCDLVGSTALSARLDPEDFSAIIADYRRCITETVARFDGFVARHHGDGAVAYFGYPQAHEDDAERAVHASLALVQAVAALPTKEKLSARVGIATGVALVGDMSHSAISEEHGILGDTPNLAARLQSLAQPGAVIISGRTKTIAGPQFEYLDLGKIEIKGFVKPVPAWQVAGKTAVASRSHALQSSDLLPLIGRDEEMKLLLRRWERVRSGEGQVVLLSGEAGIGKSRLTIALLEQLAREPHIRLRCFCSPQHTDSTLYPVIGEMLRAARLALNDSQQVKADKLDALLAQSSTPPQDAALFAEMLSLPNDGRYPPVEVEPQLRRQKTLKALGSQIEALTRINPVLVIFEDAHWADPTSLELFARAVDLAVSHRLLILVTFRPEFSPPCIGRPHVTELTLHRLAPRDIDFLIEGVAGGRSLPAGIRQDIIERTDGIPLFAEEMTKAVLDAEGESDAQRACAAAPTPVVAVPASLQASLMSRLDRLGRAKDVAQVGAAIGRAFPHMLLAALVPKPKAELDSDLDRLVAAGLLFRHGTPPHASYLFKHALVQDAAYSTLLREPRRVLHARIAEILESQFPEFAESQPELLARHYTKAGLIEKSARLWGKAGQRSQERSALIEAAEQLSQALAQIATLPSTSDLRREQIVLQVALLNTLMHVKGYGAPETKAAVAQVRALIEQAERLGEPPDDPSLLLSALFGQWIVNFINFNGDVARELAARFLALGEKERTAAPLMIGHRTMASTLAFMGDFVEAKAHYNEALALYRPAEHRRLMTRFGQDLRVTCLAFRSMASWLLGYPEAALSDADRALAEARQIEHAATLMFTLNFPILVNTYCGNYHAANERLKELVVLADEKGAPFRKAEGVLRRGYILTLTGAAKAVEIVTAGIDLWRSAGSTIFTPEHEFMLAIAHADSGQFDDAWRCIDRAMSAMHATRERWCEAEAHRVAGEIALKSPQRDVAKAQAYFEHALTVARAQQAKSWELRAAMSLARLLSDQGKRQLARDLLAPVYDWFTEGFDTSDLRKAKALLGELR; encoded by the coding sequence ATGCACTGCACGAATTGCGCCGCCGAAGTCCCGGAGCAAAGGAAATTCTGTGGGCAGTGTGGAGCCGCGGTGGTGCGGCGCTGCGCGGCCTGTTGCGCGGAAAACCCGGCCCTGAACAGGTTCTGCGGCGACTGCGGGGCCAAATTGCGCACGGATTCGCGCGCGACAGTACCGACGGCACGGGACTCGCGCCCGATCGAGCGCCGGCAGCTTACGGTACTGTTCTGCGACCTGGTTGGATCGACTGCGCTCTCCGCGAGGCTCGATCCCGAAGACTTCAGCGCAATCATCGCCGACTACCGACGCTGCATCACTGAAACCGTTGCCCGCTTCGACGGCTTTGTCGCGCGACATCATGGCGACGGCGCGGTGGCATATTTTGGCTATCCCCAGGCGCACGAAGACGACGCGGAGCGCGCCGTTCACGCCAGCCTCGCATTGGTGCAGGCGGTCGCCGCCTTGCCCACGAAAGAAAAATTGAGTGCGCGCGTCGGTATTGCAACGGGCGTCGCGCTTGTCGGCGATATGTCGCACAGCGCGATTTCCGAGGAGCATGGCATCCTCGGCGACACCCCGAATCTCGCCGCCCGATTGCAATCGCTCGCACAGCCCGGCGCCGTTATTATCTCGGGTCGCACAAAGACGATCGCTGGACCGCAATTCGAGTATCTCGATCTCGGTAAAATCGAGATCAAGGGATTCGTAAAGCCAGTCCCTGCCTGGCAGGTCGCGGGCAAGACAGCCGTGGCCAGCCGATCGCATGCTCTCCAAAGTAGCGATTTGCTGCCGCTGATCGGTCGTGATGAAGAAATGAAGCTGCTTCTGCGCCGATGGGAGCGGGTCAGGAGTGGCGAAGGTCAGGTGGTGCTGCTTTCCGGCGAAGCGGGAATCGGCAAATCACGGCTCACCATCGCGCTGTTGGAACAGCTTGCTCGCGAGCCGCACATACGCCTGCGTTGCTTCTGCTCGCCGCAGCATACCGACAGCACGCTCTATCCGGTGATCGGCGAGATGTTGCGCGCCGCTCGCCTTGCTCTCAATGACAGCCAGCAGGTGAAAGCGGACAAGCTTGACGCGCTGCTGGCGCAAAGCTCGACACCGCCGCAGGATGCGGCGCTGTTTGCCGAAATGCTGTCGCTGCCCAACGACGGACGCTACCCTCCGGTTGAAGTTGAGCCGCAGCTCCGTCGTCAGAAAACGCTGAAGGCTCTTGGTTCGCAAATCGAGGCGCTGACGCGGATCAATCCTGTGCTGGTGATTTTCGAAGATGCGCATTGGGCCGATCCAACCAGTCTCGAATTGTTCGCCCGGGCGGTGGACCTGGCCGTGAGCCACCGGCTCTTGATACTTGTTACTTTCAGGCCGGAATTCAGCCCGCCCTGTATCGGACGGCCGCACGTGACCGAGCTGACCCTCCATCGGCTGGCGCCGCGCGACATCGATTTCCTGATCGAGGGAGTCGCCGGCGGCCGATCGTTGCCGGCGGGCATCCGCCAGGACATCATCGAGCGCACCGACGGCATTCCGCTATTCGCCGAGGAGATGACCAAGGCGGTGTTGGACGCCGAAGGTGAGAGTGATGCGCAGCGGGCCTGCGCAGCGGCACCAACACCTGTCGTGGCGGTTCCGGCAAGCCTGCAGGCTTCGCTGATGTCGCGGCTCGATCGGCTCGGCCGGGCGAAGGACGTCGCGCAGGTCGGCGCCGCGATCGGCCGGGCATTTCCCCACATGTTGCTGGCCGCGCTCGTGCCAAAGCCAAAGGCGGAACTGGACTCCGACCTCGACCGGCTCGTTGCGGCGGGTTTGCTGTTTCGACACGGCACCCCGCCGCACGCGAGCTACCTGTTCAAGCATGCGCTGGTGCAGGACGCCGCCTACAGTACGCTGCTGCGGGAGCCAAGGCGCGTGCTGCATGCGCGCATCGCCGAAATTCTCGAAAGTCAGTTCCCAGAGTTCGCCGAGAGCCAGCCCGAGTTGCTGGCGCGACACTACACAAAGGCCGGTCTGATCGAGAAGTCAGCGCGCCTGTGGGGCAAGGCAGGACAGCGGTCACAGGAGCGTTCGGCGCTGATCGAAGCCGCAGAACAGCTCAGCCAGGCGCTGGCGCAAATCGCAACCTTGCCCAGCACGTCCGACCTGCGGCGCGAGCAGATCGTCCTGCAAGTCGCCCTCTTGAACACGCTCATGCATGTCAAAGGATATGGCGCGCCCGAAACGAAGGCCGCGGTGGCTCAGGTGAGAGCGTTGATCGAGCAAGCGGAACGGCTTGGGGAGCCTCCCGACGACCCTTCGTTGCTGCTCTCAGCTCTCTTTGGCCAGTGGATCGTCAATTTCATAAACTTCAATGGTGACGTTGCGCGAGAGCTCGCGGCGCGGTTTCTGGCCCTTGGCGAGAAGGAGCGAACAGCGGCGCCGCTCATGATCGGACACCGTACCATGGCGAGCACGCTCGCGTTTATGGGGGACTTCGTCGAGGCCAAGGCGCACTACAACGAAGCGCTCGCCCTTTACCGCCCCGCCGAGCACCGGCGATTGATGACGCGATTTGGCCAGGACCTCCGGGTAACGTGCCTGGCCTTTCGTTCCATGGCCTCGTGGCTGCTCGGTTATCCCGAGGCTGCGCTGAGCGATGCGGATCGCGCGCTGGCGGAAGCGCGCCAGATCGAGCATGCTGCCACTTTGATGTTCACGCTGAATTTCCCGATTCTGGTTAATACCTACTGCGGCAACTACCACGCGGCAAACGAGCGTCTCAAAGAGCTTGTCGTGCTGGCCGACGAGAAAGGTGCCCCGTTCCGAAAGGCGGAAGGCGTGCTGCGGCGGGGTTATATCCTGACCCTCACCGGAGCCGCGAAAGCAGTCGAGATCGTCACGGCGGGTATCGATTTATGGCGGTCCGCCGGATCGACGATATTTACACCGGAGCACGAGTTCATGCTGGCAATCGCCCATGCAGATTCGGGCCAATTCGATGATGCCTGGCGCTGCATCGACAGAGCAATGTCGGCGATGCATGCCACCAGAGAAAGGTGGTGCGAGGCTGAGGCTCATCGCGTTGCCGGTGAAATCGCACTCAAGTCGCCGCAGCGCGACGTTGCGAAAGCGCAAGCGTATTTCGAGCATGCCCTCACCGTTGCGCGGGCACAGCAGGCAAAGTCGTGGGAATTGCGCGCGGCCATGAGCCTGGCGCGGCTCCTCAGCGATCAGGGAAAACGGCAATTGGCACGTGACCTTCTCGCCCCTGTCTACGATTGGTTCACTGAAGGTTTTGACACAAGCGACCTTCGAAAGGCCAAGGCGCTGCTCGGCGAGCTTCGTTGA